A part of Deltaproteobacteria bacterium HGW-Deltaproteobacteria-4 genomic DNA contains:
- a CDS encoding 2-oxoglutarate ferredoxin oxidoreductase subunit gamma (catalyzes the ferredoxin-dependent oxidative decarboxylation 2-oxoglutarate forming succinyl-CoA): MSKRYEIRFSGAGGQGLITAGIILAEAASIIEGKHAVQSQSYGPEARGGASKSEVIISDGPIDYPKATIVDACLAMTQESADKYANGIKKGGVLLIDSDFVKNEPKGDFKVYKMPIMRTAKDVVGREIVANVVALGAMIALTDAVSREAGLQAVLSRVPEAFIELNRKAYAQGFEDMKKILG, encoded by the coding sequence ATGTCTAAAAGATATGAAATACGGTTTTCCGGCGCTGGCGGGCAGGGCCTGATCACCGCCGGGATCATTCTGGCCGAGGCCGCCTCGATCATCGAGGGAAAGCATGCCGTTCAGTCCCAGAGCTACGGCCCTGAGGCCCGCGGCGGGGCATCCAAGTCGGAAGTTATCATCTCCGATGGCCCCATCGATTACCCCAAGGCAACTATTGTTGACGCCTGCCTGGCAATGACCCAGGAATCTGCTGACAAATACGCCAACGGCATCAAAAAGGGCGGTGTCCTGCTCATCGACTCTGACTTTGTCAAAAACGAGCCGAAAGGCGACTTTAAAGTCTATAAGATGCCGATCATGCGCACTGCCAAAGATGTTGTCGGTCGTGAAATCGTCGCCAACGTCGTCGCTCTCGGCGCCATGATTGCTCTGACCGATGCTGTCTCGCGCGAAGCCGGCTTACAAGCTGTCCTTTCCCGTGTTCCGGAAGCTTTCATTGAGCTCAACAGAAAAGCTTACGCACAAGGGTTCGAAGACATGAAAAAAATTCTCGGCTAG
- a CDS encoding peptide ABC transporter permease — translation MIDFLKSFIAILQQLQRNRMALAGVVIVVFMFLLALFAPLYNRDPGAIDITLRLMPPGWGHPLGTDDLGRDVLARILYGARISLLVGFVAVGIATLIGIIVGAMAGFYGRWVDAVLMRFVDIMLCFPTFFLILAVIAFLEPSIWNIMIIIGLTGWMGVARLVRAEFLSLRSRDFVVAAQSIGASDQRLIFRHILPNALSPVIVSATLGVAGAILTESALSFLGIGVQPPTPSWGNMLITGKQTLGSAWWLSVFPGMAILLTVLGYNLLGEGLRDALDPRMDR, via the coding sequence ATGATCGATTTTTTGAAAAGTTTCATTGCGATCTTGCAGCAATTGCAGCGCAATCGTATGGCTTTGGCCGGGGTGGTGATTGTTGTCTTTATGTTTCTACTCGCCCTTTTTGCACCCCTGTATAACCGCGACCCCGGTGCTATCGATATCACGCTGCGCCTCATGCCTCCAGGGTGGGGGCATCCTCTTGGCACTGACGACCTTGGTCGGGATGTTCTGGCTAGGATCCTTTATGGTGCGAGAATCTCCCTTCTTGTTGGTTTTGTTGCTGTCGGCATTGCTACTCTGATCGGTATCATTGTCGGGGCAATGGCCGGTTTTTATGGCCGCTGGGTTGATGCTGTCCTGATGCGCTTTGTCGATATCATGCTCTGTTTCCCGACATTTTTTCTCATCCTTGCAGTCATTGCTTTTCTGGAGCCCTCCATCTGGAACATCATGATTATTATCGGTCTAACCGGCTGGATGGGGGTTGCGCGCCTGGTTCGTGCAGAGTTTTTGTCTTTGCGCAGTCGTGATTTTGTGGTTGCCGCCCAATCGATCGGCGCCTCCGACCAGCGCTTGATCTTTCGTCATATTCTCCCGAATGCACTTTCACCGGTGATCGTTTCGGCGACGCTGGGGGTGGCCGGCGCTATCCTTACTGAAAGCGCCCTGTCATTTCTCGGAATTGGTGTGCAGCCCCCGACGCCGTCTTGGGGGAACATGTTGATTACCGGGAAACAGACACTCGGTTCCGCCTGGTGGCTTTCGGTCTTTCCCGGCATGGCAATTCTGCTGACAGTTCTCGGGTACAATCTCCTCGGAGAAGGTTTGCGCGATGCCCTTGACCCGCGTATGGACCGCTAA
- a CDS encoding DNA-formamidopyrimidine glycosylase has protein sequence MPELPEVETICRGIAPLIVGLSIAEIIVREPRLRVLIPANLSVSLQVRTVLAVSRRAKYLLIHFSGDCTLLIHLGMSGTLRFLAEPLPFECHDHVEIIFAQGGQRLRFRDPRRFGAIFPCYGDPQAHPALAGLGPEPLSDEFTANYLYQRSRQRTVTVKSFLMEQKTVVGVGNIYASEALHAAGIAPWRQVGKISRRRYALLVKEVRAVLLRAIKAGGTTLRDFKSAAGKPGYFAQELMAYGRAGEPCRRCGGEIQRMQIDGRSSFYCSDCQS, from the coding sequence ATGCCTGAATTACCGGAAGTTGAGACGATCTGTCGCGGGATTGCCCCGCTTATTGTCGGCTTAAGCATTGCGGAGATTATTGTCCGGGAACCACGTCTACGTGTTTTGATCCCTGCGAATCTTTCCGTTTCTTTGCAAGTACGGACGGTTCTTGCCGTCAGCCGCCGGGCAAAATATCTGCTGATTCATTTTAGTGGTGATTGTACGCTGCTAATCCATCTGGGGATGTCCGGTACGTTGCGCTTCCTTGCTGAACCACTCCCTTTTGAATGTCACGATCATGTGGAAATCATCTTTGCCCAAGGGGGACAACGACTGCGCTTCCGTGACCCCCGTCGTTTTGGCGCCATCTTCCCCTGTTATGGAGATCCCCAGGCGCATCCTGCGCTGGCAGGGTTGGGGCCGGAACCCCTTTCGGATGAGTTTACAGCGAACTACCTTTATCAGCGTTCACGACAAAGGACAGTCACTGTCAAATCTTTTTTGATGGAACAGAAAACAGTTGTCGGGGTCGGGAATATTTATGCCAGTGAGGCTCTGCATGCGGCCGGAATTGCACCGTGGCGACAAGTCGGAAAGATCAGTCGCCGGCGTTATGCTTTACTGGTAAAGGAGGTCCGCGCCGTGCTGCTGCGTGCCATTAAGGCGGGGGGGACGACACTTCGCGATTTTAAAAGTGCTGCCGGGAAGCCGGGCTATTTCGCACAGGAACTAATGGCTTATGGTCGTGCCGGTGAACCTTGTCGAAGGTGTGGCGGGGAAATTCAGCGCATGCAGATTGATGGACGATCGAGTTTTTATTGCTCCGATTGTCAGTCGTAA
- a CDS encoding restriction endonuclease has product MMMRKSKAEFVKWFGPLLDALRDLGDSGRPREVSDRIAKNLNLPDEVLDETLKSGGSRFHNQVAWARQYLVWEGMLESSKQGTWTLTEKGRTAHVTEAQAAEIFKKWVAIHAEIRKQKATKSVEVPEEEAPAPDTPEADQKMSLIAVLRSLSPLGFEKVSRELLRESGFENVEITGGSADGGIDGFGTLEINPFVSFKVLFQCKRYAEGNLVGRSQVGDFRNAMIGRAEKGIIITTSSFTNAAVVEANREGAPKVELVDGVKLVEMFQRVELGVKKRTVYDVDPTYFERFRN; this is encoded by the coding sequence ATGATGATGCGTAAATCAAAAGCTGAATTTGTAAAATGGTTTGGGCCGCTTCTTGACGCGCTTCGTGACCTTGGGGATTCTGGAAGGCCGCGAGAAGTTTCGGACCGTATTGCCAAGAATCTTAACCTCCCTGACGAGGTTCTGGACGAAACATTGAAGTCCGGTGGCAGCAGGTTTCACAATCAGGTTGCATGGGCGAGGCAGTATCTTGTCTGGGAGGGGATGCTCGAATCTTCTAAGCAAGGTACGTGGACGCTCACGGAAAAAGGACGTACAGCACACGTTACGGAAGCTCAGGCGGCCGAAATATTCAAGAAATGGGTGGCGATTCACGCTGAGATCCGAAAGCAAAAGGCTACTAAGTCGGTTGAAGTGCCTGAAGAGGAAGCACCGGCCCCGGACACACCGGAAGCAGACCAAAAAATGAGCCTGATCGCTGTTCTTCGCTCATTAAGCCCGCTCGGTTTTGAAAAGGTGTCTCGGGAACTCCTGCGGGAATCGGGATTTGAGAATGTCGAAATCACAGGTGGATCTGCCGATGGTGGCATAGACGGTTTCGGCACTCTGGAGATCAATCCTTTCGTAAGTTTCAAGGTATTGTTTCAGTGCAAACGCTACGCGGAGGGCAATTTAGTTGGCCGTTCTCAGGTAGGCGACTTTCGCAACGCCATGATTGGAAGAGCCGAGAAAGGAATCATCATCACAACATCTTCGTTTACCAACGCAGCGGTAGTTGAAGCCAATCGAGAAGGTGCGCCAAAGGTCGAACTTGTTGATGGTGTGAAGTTAGTGGAAATGTTTCAACGGGTTGAGCTTGGTGTTAAAAAACGGACAGTCTATGACGTCGATCCAACATATTTTGAGAGATTCAGAAATTGA
- a CDS encoding acetyl-CoA hydrolase produces MSEYGTLQDRVRCKSLMSKVMTAEQTIPMFKDGMNLGWSGFTPAGYPKMVPIALAEHVEKNNLQGKLKFNLFIGASVGAETENRWAINDMIDRRWPYQTGKDIAAGINAGRIRMGDKHLSLFAQDLGYGFYTKDTPSGKLDLAIIEVSAITEDGGLVPTSSCGVIPEILMICDKVIIEVNTGQPSFEGIHDIVSCNHPPNRQVLNITKADSRIGTTYCPCDPSKIVAIVESKLRDQGRAFAEQDDTSEAIAGHVIDFFTHEVKAGRLPKNLLPIQSGVGSIANAVIGGLAKGPFSNLTVYTEVLQDTMLDLFDSGKLDAASSCSLSLSAEPGFPKFFANMDKYFDKITLRPLSISNAPEPIRRLGCIAMNTPVEIDIYAHANSTLVGGTRMINGLGGSGDFLRNGYLKMMHTPSSRPSKTDPNGISCVVPHCSHIDHTEHDLDCVITEQGLADVRGLAPKDRARRIIEKCAHPDYKDQLNEYLNIAEADCLKRKVGHEPQLWDRAFKMHLNLEKNGTMKLKNWDVKVDLCE; encoded by the coding sequence ATGTCCGAGTATGGCACCCTGCAAGACCGCGTACGTTGTAAATCCCTGATGAGTAAAGTTATGACCGCCGAACAGACCATCCCGATGTTTAAAGATGGTATGAACCTTGGCTGGTCCGGTTTTACCCCGGCCGGATACCCCAAAATGGTGCCGATCGCCCTTGCCGAGCATGTTGAAAAAAACAACCTGCAGGGCAAGCTCAAATTCAATCTCTTTATCGGCGCCTCTGTCGGTGCCGAGACCGAAAACCGCTGGGCGATCAACGACATGATCGACCGTCGCTGGCCCTATCAGACCGGCAAGGATATCGCCGCCGGGATTAATGCCGGCCGCATCCGCATGGGCGACAAGCATCTCTCCCTCTTTGCCCAGGATCTCGGTTACGGCTTCTACACCAAAGACACCCCGAGCGGCAAACTTGACCTCGCCATCATCGAAGTTTCAGCGATCACCGAAGATGGCGGCCTGGTTCCGACCTCCTCCTGCGGTGTTATCCCCGAAATTCTCATGATCTGCGACAAGGTCATCATCGAGGTCAACACCGGACAGCCTTCTTTCGAAGGGATCCACGACATCGTTTCCTGTAACCACCCGCCGAATCGTCAGGTGCTCAACATCACCAAGGCCGATTCCCGCATCGGCACCACCTACTGCCCCTGCGATCCGAGCAAGATCGTTGCCATCGTCGAGTCCAAACTCCGTGACCAGGGTCGCGCCTTTGCCGAACAGGATGACACCTCCGAAGCGATCGCCGGTCATGTCATCGACTTCTTCACCCACGAAGTGAAGGCCGGTCGTCTGCCGAAAAATCTCCTGCCGATCCAGTCGGGCGTCGGCTCCATCGCTAACGCCGTTATCGGCGGTCTGGCCAAAGGGCCCTTCAGCAATCTCACTGTCTACACCGAGGTTCTGCAGGACACCATGCTCGACCTCTTCGATTCGGGCAAACTCGATGCCGCTTCTTCCTGCTCTCTCTCCCTCTCGGCAGAGCCGGGCTTCCCGAAATTCTTCGCCAACATGGACAAGTATTTCGACAAGATCACCCTACGGCCCCTGTCGATCTCCAATGCGCCGGAGCCGATCCGTCGTTTGGGGTGTATTGCCATGAATACCCCGGTTGAGATTGACATCTACGCTCACGCCAATTCCACCCTGGTCGGCGGCACCCGCATGATCAACGGTCTTGGTGGTTCCGGCGACTTCCTGCGCAACGGCTACCTGAAGATGATGCACACCCCGTCGAGCCGGCCTTCCAAGACCGATCCGAATGGTATCTCCTGCGTCGTTCCGCACTGCTCGCACATTGACCACACCGAGCACGACCTCGACTGCGTCATCACCGAGCAGGGCCTGGCCGACGTGCGCGGTCTGGCTCCGAAGGATCGCGCCCGTCGCATTATCGAGAAGTGCGCCCATCCGGACTACAAAGACCAGCTCAACGAGTATCTGAACATTGCTGAAGCCGACTGCCTCAAGCGTAAAGTCGGGCACGAGCCGCAGCTCTGGGATCGCGCCTTCAAGATGCACCTCAACCTTGAGAAGAACGGCACCATGAAACTCAAGAACTGGGATGTCAAAGTCGATCTCTGCGAATAG
- a CDS encoding N-acetylmuramoyl-L-alanine amidase, translating to MACFEKNCLRLLLFVILLTNTVAPHTAMASVLDPQAIQRPLFNAERIQLTVDYARHHYGTATAVLSNPQMIVIHFTTIPTLQKTLDFFRPARIDQQVRRDIVGGGEVNVSAHYLVDRDSTLYQLAGEDILCRHIIGFNHSAIGIENVAVNADDLTQAQLEANAALISRIVQRQPMIRYLLGHHEYRDHTLPHYQLYREDDTSYRFTDKIDPGTLFMARLRALLEERYNLRFQK from the coding sequence ATGGCTTGTTTTGAGAAAAATTGTTTGCGGTTGCTCTTGTTTGTCATCCTCCTGACGAACACTGTAGCGCCACACACTGCGATGGCGTCGGTCCTGGATCCGCAGGCCATTCAGCGTCCCCTTTTTAATGCGGAGCGCATCCAGCTGACCGTCGATTATGCTCGTCACCACTACGGCACAGCGACCGCAGTTCTGAGCAATCCACAGATGATCGTCATCCACTTTACAACGATCCCGACGTTGCAAAAGACCCTCGATTTTTTCCGCCCGGCCCGAATTGATCAGCAGGTCCGCCGGGATATTGTCGGCGGCGGCGAAGTGAATGTTTCAGCGCATTATCTCGTTGACCGTGACAGCACTCTGTATCAACTCGCCGGAGAAGACATCCTTTGCCGCCATATTATCGGCTTCAATCACAGCGCCATCGGCATCGAAAATGTTGCTGTTAATGCCGATGATCTGACGCAGGCCCAGCTCGAAGCTAATGCCGCGCTGATCAGCCGTATCGTGCAACGCCAGCCGATGATTCGCTATCTTCTGGGCCATCATGAATATCGCGACCATACCCTGCCGCACTATCAGCTGTATCGTGAGGATGACACCAGTTATCGTTTTACGGACAAAATCGATCCTGGGACGCTCTTTATGGCCCGCCTCCGTGCTTTACTTGAGGAACGATATAATCTTCGCTTCCAAAAGTAA